One Setaria italica strain Yugu1 chromosome I, Setaria_italica_v2.0, whole genome shotgun sequence DNA window includes the following coding sequences:
- the LOC101784630 gene encoding uncharacterized protein LOC101784630, giving the protein MAAPLLLGPPVIRGARPSPAAATAEAPASHPFLDLLDTGFNAPPPDAAADAKPRMARTENNSATYACSGNPCLDFFFQVVPDTTAQRVQELLAAAWARDPLTALKLVCNLRGVRGTGKSDREGFYAAALWVHAHHPRTLACNVPALAEFGYLKDFPELLYRLVHGADARKHAKAKADTEKMRRRVKSIRLQALAGRKRARAGVHGAAPPPAPVAVPTKPLLADFVNAAVLSTKSERSSKPGAMATTESHDQATMEVAVEPKHEGETEATELDQSSGKSMEKKKKGVPSSKKVRKLAPGGKRRKIGLAAKWCPTPGSSFDRTTLLCEAVARQLFPRDSNPDYADLSEEHYAYRVLHRLRREVLVPLRKVLELPEVYMSAQRWSELPYTRVASVAMRRYKALFKKHDEARFGKYLEDVEAGKAKIAAGALLPHEIAAAAYRGEDDNVSELQWSRMVEDLRKKGSLSNCIAVCDVSGSMGGLPMEVCIALGLLISELSEQPWAGRAITFSSRPQIHTIVGKTLQQKLSFVRYMDWGGNTNFQAVFDRILQTAVDARLAPEKMIRTLFVFSDMEFDMASANPWETDYRAICRKFRNAGYGDVVPQIVFWNLRDSRSTPVTSTQPGVAMVSGFSKNLVKLFLENDGVVSPEAVMAAAIAGEEYQKLSVFD; this is encoded by the exons ATGGCCGCGCCCCTCCTCCTTGGCCCTCCCGTCATCCGCGGCGCGCGTccatcgcccgccgccgctaccgccgAGGCGCCCGCCTCCCATCCCTTCCTCGACCTCCTCGACACCGGCTTCAACGCTCCTcctcccgacgccgccgccgatgccaagCCGCGGATGGCGCGCACGGAGAACAACTCCGCCACCTACGCCTGCTCCGGCAACCCCTGCCtcgacttcttcttccaggtGGTGCCCGACACGACGGCGCAGCGCGTGCaggagctcctcgccgccgcctgggccaGAGACCCGCTCACCGCACTCAAGCTCGTCTGCAACCTCCGCGGCGTGCGCGGCACGGGCAAGTCCGACCGGGAGGGCTTCTACGCCGCCGCGCTCTGGGTGCACGCCCACCACCCCAGGACGCTCGCCTGCAACGTCCCGGCCCTCGCCGAGTTCGGCTACCTCAAGGACTTCCCCGAGCTCCTCTACCGCCTCGTCCACGGCGCCGACGCCCGCAAGCACGCCAAGGCCAAGGCGGACACCGAGAAGATGAGGCGCAGGGTCAAGTCGATCCGCCTGCAGGCTCTGGCCGGCCGCaagcgcgcccgcgccggcgtccACGGTGCTGCGCCTCCTCCTGCGCCTGTCGCCGTCCCGACCAAGCCCTTGCTCGCCGACTTCGTCAACGCCGCCGTGCTCTCCACCAAGTCCGAGAGAAGCAGCAAACCGGGAGCCATGGCGACCACGGAGTCTCATGATCAGGCGACGATGGAGGTTGCCGTGGAGCCAAAACACGAGGGCGAGACCGAGGCTACGGAGCTGGATCAGAGTTCGGGGAAGTctatggagaagaagaagaagggcgtcCCCAGCAGCAAGAAGGTTCGGAAG ctcgccCCCGGCGGCAAGCGCAGGAAGATCGGGCTCGCCGCCAAGTGGTGCCCCACGCCCGGCTCGTCGTTCGACCGGACGACGCTGCTCTGCGAGGCCGTCGCCCGCCAGCTCTTCCCGCGCGACTCCAACCCCGACTACGCCGACCTGTCGGAGGAGCACTACGCCTACCGCGTCCTCCACCGTCTCCGTCGCGAGGTTCTCGTGCCGCTCCGTAAGGTTCTAGAGCTCCCCGAGGTTTACATGAGCGCCCAGCGATGGTCCGAGCTGCCCTACACCCGCGTGGCGTCGGTGGCCATGAGGCGCTACAAGGCCCTGTTCAAAAAGCACGACGAGGCGCGCTTCGGCAAGTACCTCGAAGACGTGGAGGCGGGCAAGGCCAAAATCGCGGCCGGCGCGCTCCTGCCGCACGAGATCGCCGCCGCAGCCTACCGCGGCGAGGACGACAACGTGTCTGAGCTGCAGTGGAGCCGCATGGTGGAGGACCTCCGCAAGAAGGGCTCGCTGAGCAACTGCATCGCCGTCTGCGACGTGTCCGGGAGCATGGGCGGCCTGCCGATGGAGGTGTGCATTGCACTCGGCCTGCTCATCTCGGAGCTCAGCGAGCAGCCGTGGGCGGGCAGGGCGATCACGTTCAGCTCACGGCCCCAAATTCACACGATCGTAGGCAAAACCCTCCAACAGAAGCTGAGCTTCGTTCGGTACATGGATTGGGGTGGGAACACCAACTTCCAGGCGGTGTTCGACCGCATACTGCAAACGGCGGTGGACGCTCGCCTGGCGCCGGAGAAGATGATCAGGACCCTCTTCGTGTTCAGCGACATGGAGTTCGACATGGCCTCGGCCAACCCCTGGGAGACAGACTACCGGGCCATCTGCCGCAAGTTCAGGAATGCCGGGTACGGGGACGTGGTGCCGCAGATCGTGTTCTGGAACCTGAGGGACTCGCGCTCCACGCCAGTGACGTCGACACAGCCAGGGGTCGCTATGGTCAGCGGCTTCTCCAAGAACCTGGTAAAGCTGTTCCTGGAGAACGACGGCGTGGTGAGCCCGGAGGCTGTCATGGCGGCAGCGATCGCTGGCGAGGAGTATCAAAAGCTTTCCGTGTTTGATTGA